One window of the Leptospira ryugenii genome contains the following:
- a CDS encoding rhamnosyltransferase WsaF family glycosyltransferase: MREGLRLVFLLFQKGLNFLLGLFGLQAEIKLVRTSNGKADHFFYLRPIDFEIGELSPRVNLLIPYMARDESIFAGTRMVLALGASLVNANIPIRFLVTDELYREGIETKALEQFIQYFPETKDQNIKIEYVQRSNGKQVKVNKDDLFLASAWWTVYQMRQLFDDTKFSFKRLFYLIQDFEPGFYPWGTDFALAYQTYSFDVLPIFSTSELRDYFFSIYGNRFSREETAVYLPEISKKIFYPKDLPSYKRQGIRRLFCYYRPSIPRNMYLLLVESLKAAVSEGYFSEEKWEFWSGGEDHSPIPLGRNLFLQSKGKMSLMDYANFLKDCDLGISLMCSPHPSYPPFEMAQSGLVTITNRFLGKDLSKLSKNILSCDPEPNALKATIQKAIQRVSSFEERIKNSSLPFPDNYLDCFSEAVQFIKTFRTFP, encoded by the coding sequence AATCAAGCTAGTCAGAACTTCCAATGGAAAAGCAGATCATTTTTTCTATCTCCGCCCAATTGATTTTGAGATTGGTGAGCTATCGCCGAGAGTGAATCTCTTGATTCCTTACATGGCTAGAGATGAATCAATTTTTGCAGGCACAAGGATGGTCCTTGCTCTTGGTGCTAGTTTGGTAAATGCAAATATTCCCATTCGTTTTTTGGTGACAGACGAATTGTATCGGGAAGGAATTGAAACAAAGGCTTTGGAACAGTTCATTCAGTACTTTCCTGAAACAAAAGATCAGAATATAAAAATAGAATATGTGCAGAGATCAAATGGAAAACAAGTAAAGGTAAATAAAGATGATTTATTCCTAGCATCTGCCTGGTGGACAGTTTACCAAATGAGACAGTTGTTTGATGATACAAAATTTTCCTTCAAAAGGTTATTTTATCTTATACAAGATTTTGAGCCTGGATTTTATCCTTGGGGAACGGATTTTGCATTAGCGTACCAAACATACTCATTCGATGTTTTGCCCATTTTTTCGACTTCGGAATTGAGAGATTATTTTTTTAGTATCTATGGCAATCGGTTTTCTCGGGAGGAAACAGCGGTTTATCTCCCTGAGATCAGTAAAAAGATTTTTTATCCTAAAGATCTTCCTTCCTACAAAAGACAAGGAATAAGACGTTTGTTCTGTTATTATCGGCCCTCCATCCCTCGCAATATGTACCTATTGCTTGTTGAGTCTTTAAAAGCTGCTGTGAGTGAGGGTTATTTTTCTGAAGAAAAGTGGGAGTTTTGGTCCGGTGGAGAAGACCATTCACCTATCCCTCTTGGAAGAAATTTATTTTTGCAATCAAAGGGAAAAATGTCCCTAATGGACTATGCAAATTTTTTAAAAGATTGTGATTTAGGTATCTCACTTATGTGCTCACCTCATCCGAGTTATCCGCCTTTTGAAATGGCACAGTCTGGCTTAGTCACAATTACGAATCGATTCTTGGGAAAGGATTTATCCAAGCTCAGTAAGAACATTTTGAGCTGTGATCCAGAACCAAATGCCCTGAAAGCAACAATTCAGAAAGCCATCCAAAGAGTCTCTTCTTTTGAAGAAAGAATTAAAAACTCCTCTTTGCCCTTCCCGGATAACTATTTGGACTGTTTTTCTGAAGCAGTGCAGTTTATTAAGACCTTTAGGACCTTCCCTTGA
- a CDS encoding glycosyltransferase family 2 protein codes for MNTKEFIKLCLHKITEFIAPIYFYRKALNIGKGLSNAKIIFLLYEIDKKRNESHWKIFFKNIRKFAGFACYEIGSKNYLEFLEQKKTEDLNHFVWFEAKDLIPLLGGFTDEVLCNLPPSIKLIYFDTFNTKHKKPFFKPGPSPEYFEDFDYLEGAFLIPLAEFRNNKEKIQKDLAGYIKSFVSEYSFNQNSVAHIPRIAFSVDRDYHSSQKVLSSQEDKPKSFVKKPLVSILIPFRDRPELLKVAVDSILEKSSYSNYEIILISNQSKEKETLDLIHFYTKNNPNIKKLEYDSIFNFSAINNYAAKQVNGEYLLFLNNDTEVISSHFLEGMLEYASKAKIGLVGPKLLFPDGTIQHAGIILGLTGMAEHAFKFQKDSDEFTAFGFPNSIRNYLSVTAACAMVSKKKFWEVGGFNESLTVCGNDVNLGIKLFEKGYRNVYLPHISLFHFESKSRKNTKIPDGDFIESMKSYKRYLEEGDPYFNQNLDYKFPWLSYNMSSVPAHLRNLERLKRLKPVLFE; via the coding sequence TTGAATACTAAAGAATTCATTAAACTTTGTTTGCACAAAATAACAGAATTCATTGCACCAATTTACTTCTATCGTAAAGCACTCAACATTGGCAAGGGTCTATCGAACGCAAAGATTATTTTTCTTTTGTATGAGATAGACAAAAAGAGAAATGAGTCTCATTGGAAGATTTTTTTCAAAAACATCAGAAAGTTTGCGGGTTTTGCATGCTATGAGATCGGGAGCAAGAATTACCTTGAGTTTTTAGAGCAGAAAAAAACTGAAGATTTGAATCATTTTGTATGGTTTGAGGCAAAGGATTTGATTCCATTGTTAGGAGGATTTACCGATGAAGTGTTGTGTAATTTACCTCCCTCGATTAAGCTCATTTATTTTGATACATTCAATACAAAGCATAAAAAACCTTTTTTTAAACCAGGTCCATCACCTGAATATTTCGAAGATTTTGATTATTTAGAAGGAGCGTTTCTCATTCCGCTTGCGGAATTCCGAAATAATAAAGAGAAGATACAAAAGGATTTAGCAGGGTATATTAAAAGTTTTGTTTCCGAGTATTCTTTTAATCAAAACTCAGTCGCTCATATTCCAAGGATTGCCTTCTCAGTGGATCGAGACTACCATTCCTCCCAAAAGGTTTTATCTTCCCAAGAAGATAAACCAAAGTCTTTCGTTAAAAAACCGTTGGTTTCAATCCTTATACCATTCCGAGATAGACCAGAATTGCTTAAAGTGGCAGTGGATTCTATTTTGGAAAAGAGCTCCTACTCAAATTACGAAATCATATTGATCTCAAATCAAAGTAAAGAGAAGGAAACTCTTGACCTGATTCATTTCTATACTAAGAACAATCCGAATATAAAAAAATTAGAATATGATAGTATTTTTAATTTCTCGGCAATCAATAACTATGCTGCTAAACAAGTAAACGGGGAGTATTTACTTTTTCTAAACAATGATACAGAAGTCATTTCAAGTCATTTTTTGGAAGGAATGCTGGAGTATGCTTCCAAGGCAAAAATTGGTTTGGTAGGACCTAAACTGCTTTTTCCAGATGGTACGATCCAACATGCAGGAATCATATTAGGATTAACCGGTATGGCTGAACATGCCTTCAAATTCCAAAAAGATAGCGATGAATTTACAGCATTTGGATTTCCGAATTCTATAAGAAATTACTTAAGTGTGACAGCTGCTTGCGCTATGGTTTCCAAGAAGAAATTTTGGGAAGTAGGTGGCTTCAATGAAAGTCTCACTGTTTGTGGCAATGATGTAAATTTAGGGATAAAGTTATTTGAAAAAGGATACCGAAATGTTTACCTTCCGCATATCTCTCTTTTTCATTTTGAATCTAAATCTAGGAAAAACACAAAGATTCCAGATGGAGATTTCATTGAGTCGATGAAATCCTATAAAAGGTATCTCGAGGAGGGAGATCCTTATTTTAATCAGAATTTAGATTATAAATTTCCATGGCTATCATATAATATGAGTTCGGTTCCCGCTCATTTGCGTAATCTGGAAAGACTGAAGCGCTTAAAGCCTGTTTTATTCGAATAG
- a CDS encoding glycosyltransferase family 2 protein: protein MLETTFAISIAYYPDVRWYEQLKELKRQNLKVILVCNSQVDRKSVEELCFRQIQNDSNVGLAHAVNQGVSFALEKGATQFFLFDQDSIPDKHFVATMLSCLQDLQRQKGKIACLGSLVVNETNESIWPYPLRLGGKLQFVNTIGEAPIPIDFAISSGTLIPAEVWKEVGPYREDFFIDGLDIEWGYRALHFGYQSFINFKSSLFHRLGENTKPLYPFSKTKVIVHTPIRRYYIYRNLVWMMGMGWIPKDFKIHYVRKLTRYLLWIFASPHQWSSIPKLLQGFWDAVFRSRKPIKNS from the coding sequence ATGTTAGAAACGACATTTGCAATTAGTATAGCTTACTATCCAGATGTTAGATGGTACGAGCAATTAAAAGAGTTAAAAAGACAGAATCTCAAAGTGATTCTTGTCTGTAATTCTCAAGTGGATCGGAAATCCGTAGAGGAGCTGTGTTTCCGTCAGATCCAAAATGATAGCAACGTGGGTCTTGCTCATGCGGTAAACCAAGGTGTATCGTTTGCTCTTGAAAAGGGAGCAACACAATTTTTTCTCTTCGACCAAGATAGCATCCCTGATAAACATTTTGTAGCGACAATGCTTTCTTGTTTGCAGGATTTGCAAAGACAGAAAGGAAAAATAGCCTGTTTGGGTAGCTTAGTGGTCAATGAAACAAACGAATCTATTTGGCCCTATCCATTGCGATTAGGTGGAAAACTCCAGTTTGTGAATACAATAGGAGAGGCGCCTATTCCCATAGATTTTGCTATTTCTTCTGGCACCCTCATCCCTGCAGAGGTTTGGAAGGAAGTTGGTCCTTACCGGGAAGACTTTTTTATCGATGGTTTAGACATTGAATGGGGGTATCGAGCCTTACATTTTGGCTATCAGTCTTTTATAAATTTTAAATCCTCTCTATTCCATCGTTTGGGGGAAAATACAAAACCGCTCTATCCCTTTTCTAAAACGAAAGTAATCGTACATACGCCTATTAGGCGATATTATATTTATAGAAATCTTGTTTGGATGATGGGAATGGGATGGATCCCGAAAGATTTTAAAATTCATTATGTACGCAAATTGACTAGGTATCTGCTCTGGATATTTGCATCTCCACACCAGTGGAGTTCAATTCCAAAATTATTGCAAGGATTCTGGGATGCTGTGTTCCGTTCTCGTAAGCCCATAAAGAATTCCTAA
- a CDS encoding glycosyltransferase, whose translation MVLDVATIIVLYHTELEFLSMLKDLCLEKTHIILISNGISKELLEKLKTIQLKHKRQLHIHLNSDNIGLASAQNQGIEIAKTIGCKYILFLDDDSHLSKGAIDSLKSFLIEDPKCGIVGPDIVHTSGAKQSYWVKSKFFWQRRSFTSEETSLREVNTIIASGSMIPIHIIQSCGLFEDRYFIDYIDIEYCLRVRKAGYRVSVVKNVQLRHQLGEKSISRFFFFEVSPTNHSSLRKFFMTRNRIWTWIKYARILPDWFFLDLINFCVDTTRTLLFETGREKKIKAFCLGILYGLTRTEHSIPESLQ comes from the coding sequence ATGGTATTAGATGTCGCCACCATCATTGTTTTGTACCACACCGAATTAGAATTTCTAAGTATGCTAAAGGATCTTTGTTTAGAGAAGACTCACATTATCTTAATCAGCAATGGAATTTCCAAAGAACTATTGGAAAAATTGAAGACTATCCAATTAAAGCATAAAAGACAGCTTCACATTCATCTAAATTCGGATAACATAGGCTTGGCCTCGGCCCAAAACCAAGGAATCGAAATCGCAAAAACCATTGGGTGTAAATATATTCTATTCCTGGATGATGACTCACATCTCTCGAAGGGAGCTATTGACAGTTTAAAATCTTTTCTCATCGAGGATCCAAAGTGTGGAATCGTTGGTCCAGATATTGTGCACACCTCGGGTGCAAAACAATCCTACTGGGTGAAGTCCAAATTCTTCTGGCAGAGAAGATCTTTTACTTCCGAAGAAACCAGCTTAAGGGAAGTCAATACCATCATTGCATCGGGAAGTATGATCCCCATACACATCATCCAATCTTGTGGTCTTTTTGAAGATAGGTATTTTATCGATTATATTGATATAGAATACTGCCTTCGTGTGCGTAAGGCAGGATACAGAGTTTCTGTAGTAAAGAATGTTCAATTAAGGCATCAGTTAGGTGAAAAATCTATCTCACGTTTCTTCTTTTTTGAGGTATCTCCCACCAACCATTCTAGCTTACGTAAGTTTTTTATGACACGAAATCGAATCTGGACTTGGATAAAGTATGCAAGGATTTTGCCTGATTGGTTCTTTTTGGATCTCATTAATTTTTGTGTCGACACGACGAGAACCCTACTCTTCGAAACTGGAAGAGAGAAAAAAATCAAGGCCTTTTGCTTAGGAATTCTTTATGGGCTTACGAGAACGGAACACAGCATCCCAGAATCCTTGCAATAA
- a CDS encoding glycosyltransferase, translating to MAQITVSIVCYNTPFEIISKCIDSVEMQKVSWKGVFIDHSPDQKYEKLFSNRTKWKYIYRGDINDGFGGGNNFAFQFAKDSEFFLILNPDLYIKSDTFQLCLESAEDISNLGLLGPKVFFPNGNLQRLNKMDPSVFALLGRRFPLFAKLAFVKAAIERYEMVEFQYQQRQEIEFLSGCFLFIPTAVYERLNGFDSDFFLYFEDADLCRRCRGLGYKVFFEPRIEVTHEYQRGSHRSLKLFFIFLRSMLHYFNKWGYKWY from the coding sequence GTGGCCCAAATCACAGTTAGTATAGTTTGTTATAATACTCCTTTCGAAATCATTTCAAAATGCATTGATTCTGTGGAGATGCAGAAAGTTTCATGGAAAGGGGTTTTCATTGATCATTCACCCGATCAAAAATATGAAAAACTCTTTAGTAACAGAACCAAATGGAAGTACATTTACCGTGGCGATATCAACGATGGTTTTGGAGGTGGGAATAATTTCGCATTTCAATTTGCAAAGGATTCTGAATTCTTCCTTATCTTAAATCCTGACCTCTACATCAAATCAGATACCTTTCAACTCTGCTTGGAATCCGCGGAAGATATTTCCAACTTAGGTCTACTCGGTCCCAAAGTTTTTTTTCCGAATGGAAATCTACAGAGACTCAACAAAATGGATCCATCCGTATTTGCCCTGCTTGGGAGACGATTCCCTTTATTTGCAAAACTAGCTTTTGTCAAAGCAGCCATCGAACGCTATGAAATGGTAGAGTTTCAATACCAACAAAGACAGGAAATCGAATTCCTATCAGGTTGTTTTCTATTCATACCGACAGCCGTGTATGAAAGACTGAATGGATTTGACTCAGATTTTTTTCTCTATTTCGAGGATGCTGACCTTTGCAGACGGTGCCGAGGCCTAGGTTATAAAGTATTTTTTGAGCCTAGGATAGAAGTTACCCATGAATACCAAAGAGGATCTCATCGATCGCTGAAATTATTCTTCATCTTTTTAAGGAGTATGCTTCATTACTTTAACAAATGGGGGTACAAATGGTATTAG
- a CDS encoding phosphoglycerate dehydrogenase, translating to MSMKKIFVSTYPYGKIDDTPLRILQSTTGIQIAFNPYNRKLSKKEIASLAIDADVLIAGTEDLSQLIQESASLRMISRVGIGLDSVDLWSCREKGIRVSYTPDAVTMAVAEFTIGLILSLTRKIARADREIRKGDWFRHQGKRLEDTNIGLIGFGRVGRSVARLLAPFRTKLLVNDLSLEKDAMEEFSRQGQDIKFVEKDVIFQSSDIISLHVPYYSKTKHLINNETLSLMKNSTYLINTARGELIEEEALYKAIHDKTIAGAALDVFTEEPYLGKLTGLEDVLLTQHMGSCSFDCRLAMETQAAEEAIRFLEGKPLVREVPEHEYQYQK from the coding sequence ATCTCTATGAAAAAGATCTTTGTGTCTACCTACCCGTATGGAAAGATTGATGACACACCTCTGCGAATTTTGCAGTCCACAACTGGAATCCAAATTGCTTTCAATCCTTATAACAGAAAATTATCGAAGAAAGAGATTGCGTCATTGGCAATCGATGCCGATGTATTGATTGCTGGTACAGAAGACCTTAGCCAATTGATCCAAGAAAGTGCATCCTTAAGGATGATTTCTCGTGTCGGGATTGGTCTTGATAGTGTTGATCTGTGGAGTTGTCGAGAAAAGGGGATTCGCGTTTCCTATACACCGGATGCTGTGACCATGGCAGTTGCCGAATTTACAATCGGTTTGATCTTAAGCCTAACAAGAAAGATCGCGCGAGCTGACAGAGAGATACGGAAAGGTGATTGGTTTCGCCACCAAGGAAAGAGGTTAGAGGATACAAATATTGGACTTATCGGTTTTGGACGAGTAGGTAGAAGTGTTGCTCGTTTACTTGCACCCTTTCGAACAAAACTTTTGGTGAATGACCTAAGTCTGGAGAAAGATGCGATGGAAGAATTTTCCAGACAAGGCCAAGATATCAAATTCGTAGAAAAAGATGTAATCTTTCAATCCTCCGATATCATATCTTTACATGTCCCTTACTATTCCAAAACAAAACATCTAATCAACAATGAGACTCTTTCTCTCATGAAGAATAGTACGTATCTCATCAATACCGCTCGAGGAGAATTGATAGAGGAGGAAGCACTCTACAAAGCCATCCATGATAAAACGATTGCTGGTGCTGCATTGGATGTGTTTACCGAGGAACCATACCTCGGTAAATTGACAGGTTTAGAGGATGTCCTTCTCACGCAACATATGGGCTCTTGTTCGTTCGATTGTAGATTAGCAATGGAGACGCAAGCAGCAGAAGAGGCAATTCGGTTTTTAGAAGGTAAGCCCTTAGTTCGAGAAGTACCAGAACATGAATACCAATACCAGAAATGA
- a CDS encoding glycosyltransferase family 2 protein gives MNPTKKAKPALTSMIVPIYNEASHLEEFLEKIDALKLPTDKEIVFIDDCSKDKSKEILKSFKFKSKTQIIEQEKNQGKGAALRKGIEQAKGDFIIVQDADFEYDMEEVPMLIEPLFKGKADVVFGSRFKKDGRQVHRTFHYLVNRLLTILSNFMSGLYLTDMETCYKAFKAEIIQNVNLESNRFGFEPEVTAKIARLKIRVQEFPISYYPRNYLEGKKITWKDGVAALRHIVYFNMISSEKHFFKKEMPERYIPRGGNWL, from the coding sequence ATGAATCCAACAAAGAAAGCAAAACCAGCCCTTACCTCTATGATCGTTCCCATTTACAATGAAGCCTCTCATTTGGAAGAGTTTTTGGAAAAGATCGATGCACTAAAATTGCCAACAGATAAGGAAATAGTCTTTATCGACGATTGTTCAAAAGACAAATCCAAGGAAATCTTGAAATCATTTAAATTTAAATCCAAAACGCAAATCATTGAGCAAGAAAAGAACCAAGGAAAGGGTGCCGCATTAAGGAAAGGAATCGAACAGGCCAAGGGCGACTTTATCATAGTTCAGGATGCTGATTTTGAATACGACATGGAAGAGGTTCCTATGCTCATTGAACCATTGTTCAAGGGTAAGGCTGATGTAGTTTTTGGGTCTCGTTTCAAAAAAGATGGCCGTCAAGTCCATCGAACCTTTCATTATTTGGTGAATCGTTTATTGACTATCCTATCCAATTTCATGAGTGGTCTTTATCTGACAGATATGGAAACTTGTTATAAGGCGTTTAAGGCAGAAATCATACAAAATGTAAATCTAGAATCCAATCGGTTTGGATTTGAGCCTGAGGTAACGGCCAAAATTGCTCGTTTAAAAATACGAGTGCAAGAGTTTCCCATTTCTTACTATCCGAGAAATTATTTAGAGGGAAAGAAGATTACTTGGAAAGATGGTGTTGCGGCCCTTAGACATATCGTTTACTTCAACATGATCTCCTCTGAAAAACATTTTTTTAAGAAGGAGATGCCAGAAAGGTACATCCCCAGAGGTGGCAATTGGCTATAA
- a CDS encoding LA_3751/LA_3752 family putative glycosyltransferase gives MSNLSRIQKYFPFLLYGIFAIFLFQFRANLDRNGLYVSSDGAIKLIQTVQYKEKGYLQNECLYPSKDIDPNYAWFPISYPWALLQKGETETRCVFEYPPFFYWLGAFFHTFLSLEWILFLPLCFYVLAMFVLDRLLTEIQIKTIYRIVFVFFYFFSFPLLTAMDYTESPSFLFLYLLGFFYFVRSIKFGKIWGDEYSPLVVSGVFLGLSFFLRLEILIPFAMLCLVYLLTYRDFKKTFVLGISFSMVVSLCLVYHYVVSGHILGFRYVSSIDYNQNASPSLLARASLLKAYLWGDHLMVGLLTFNPFVYLLIFGTFLMRFIFGNSRSGTVFYLSGLFSLFIIPLYITFYGGVGYFGLRYLEAPVLLLLIGFCLYFVKFLQNTSTWAKLSILLPLLALFYFNFLSTREGLKVLRNASRDLASLHSHFTDSKQYVVHTSLYSSIWMGKSYFHKRHLLTSNQEDFNHFLGIVEKGETFTVIESPKNIYISPDIPLSLHARYLTNIQFDANVIQHRKTMNMYGVNIHQFQKQ, from the coding sequence ATGTCCAATCTATCCAGAATACAAAAGTATTTCCCTTTTCTTCTATATGGGATTTTTGCTATCTTCCTCTTTCAGTTCAGAGCCAATTTGGATCGCAATGGTCTTTATGTTTCGAGTGATGGCGCCATAAAGCTTATCCAAACGGTTCAATACAAAGAAAAAGGCTATCTTCAAAATGAATGTCTTTACCCAAGCAAAGACATAGATCCCAACTATGCTTGGTTTCCTATTTCCTATCCTTGGGCATTACTGCAAAAAGGAGAAACAGAAACCAGATGTGTTTTTGAATACCCTCCCTTCTTTTACTGGTTAGGCGCCTTCTTTCATACGTTTTTATCATTAGAATGGATTCTCTTTTTACCACTTTGCTTTTACGTTTTGGCAATGTTTGTTTTAGATCGTTTGCTTACAGAGATTCAGATAAAGACCATCTACCGCATAGTCTTCGTGTTCTTTTATTTTTTTAGTTTTCCTTTGCTCACAGCCATGGATTATACAGAAAGTCCAAGCTTTTTGTTTCTCTATCTCTTAGGATTCTTCTATTTTGTAAGGAGCATCAAGTTTGGGAAGATTTGGGGTGATGAGTATTCTCCTCTTGTGGTGTCAGGAGTCTTTCTTGGACTCTCCTTCTTTCTTCGTTTGGAGATATTGATTCCCTTTGCCATGCTCTGCTTGGTTTACCTTCTCACATATAGAGATTTTAAGAAAACATTTGTTTTGGGTATTTCTTTCTCAATGGTAGTCTCGCTTTGTTTAGTATACCATTACGTTGTTTCAGGTCATATCCTTGGCTTCCGGTATGTTTCTTCTATCGATTACAATCAGAATGCTTCACCTAGCTTGCTTGCGAGAGCCAGTTTACTCAAAGCGTATTTGTGGGGAGACCATCTGATGGTTGGCCTTCTTACTTTTAACCCTTTTGTGTATCTTTTGATTTTCGGAACCTTTCTCATGCGGTTTATCTTTGGCAATTCAAGATCGGGCACAGTCTTCTATCTTTCTGGTCTTTTTTCTTTATTTATCATTCCCTTATACATAACCTTTTATGGAGGTGTTGGATATTTTGGACTTAGATACCTTGAGGCTCCTGTACTTTTGTTACTGATTGGCTTTTGTCTTTACTTTGTAAAGTTTTTGCAAAATACATCTACTTGGGCAAAGCTTTCAATACTTCTACCCTTACTAGCACTCTTTTATTTTAATTTTCTTTCTACACGTGAAGGATTAAAAGTTTTACGGAATGCCTCGAGGGATTTAGCAAGTCTGCATTCTCATTTTACGGATTCAAAGCAATACGTAGTGCACACATCCCTATATAGCTCCATCTGGATGGGAAAGTCCTATTTCCATAAACGTCATCTACTTACTTCAAATCAGGAAGATTTCAATCATTTCCTGGGAATAGTAGAGAAGGGCGAAACTTTTACTGTTATCGAAAGCCCAAAAAATATTTATATATCACCTGATATTCCTCTCTCCTTACATGCACGTTACTTAACCAACATTCAATTTGATGCCAATGTGATCCAACATCGGAAAACGATGAACATGTATGGCGTAAACATCCATCAATTTCAAAAGCAATAA
- a CDS encoding glycosyltransferase family 39 protein, whose amino-acid sequence MKKYFVWMCNGELIFGIVLILFGVFTRIFQFNRLGYWIDELFSITLSSQNFSSMFSDITMDIHPPIYQLLLWFWIFCFGNSPESGRLFSVLFALLLLPLVYYGTKSILNGTQRLLLLAMTVFSSGYILYAHETRSYSLLIFCTALIFLLFLRQIELGISFKSQSIFLLLSLFTENIHYFGFIFVHLLWVFYLVFVIKKYWSENQRLVWQSIFCYIIISLGFGWEIYKILFVISKSAYGNWIPEPNSDIYIHFFSYLYYFLPYKRIPLLVLFVILLILPIPFFIKQNFRIEFKKQKDKFFLTLGFCSLFLLLTFIVSLYKPMVTSRNLLVLSFPFYICFSIWISLMTSVWRSKYVLSLVTLSFLLSYLSFAKFYYKDFQKEPWREMTNKAIELSQDSTLYYSLGTQSFWNYYMKDVNKKSGVMEMLPTSESCREILKVQKEKNVKQLFVFETMWDGMDAEKIKNQRMCLDQISSLSKNQGQYQFIVMTLWMYEF is encoded by the coding sequence ATGAAAAAATACTTTGTTTGGATGTGCAATGGGGAACTAATTTTTGGCATTGTCTTAATTCTGTTTGGTGTATTCACAAGGATTTTCCAGTTCAATCGTTTAGGCTATTGGATTGATGAGCTTTTTTCGATTACGCTTTCTTCACAGAACTTTTCATCTATGTTTTCAGATATCACAATGGATATCCACCCTCCTATTTACCAATTGTTGTTATGGTTCTGGATATTTTGTTTTGGGAATTCTCCCGAAAGTGGTCGATTGTTTAGCGTTCTTTTTGCTCTGCTCTTGCTTCCGCTAGTTTATTATGGAACAAAAAGTATTCTGAATGGAACACAACGTTTACTGTTATTGGCTATGACCGTATTCTCGTCAGGGTACATTCTGTATGCACATGAAACAAGATCCTATAGCCTTCTCATTTTCTGTACGGCACTTATTTTTCTTTTGTTTTTGAGGCAAATTGAACTTGGGATCTCCTTTAAGTCGCAGAGTATTTTTCTTCTGTTATCCCTTTTCACAGAAAATATTCATTACTTTGGGTTTATCTTTGTCCATCTTCTCTGGGTTTTTTATCTTGTTTTTGTCATCAAAAAATACTGGTCAGAGAATCAAAGACTAGTCTGGCAAAGTATTTTCTGTTATATCATCATTTCTTTAGGATTTGGCTGGGAAATCTATAAAATCTTGTTTGTCATCTCCAAGTCTGCGTACGGGAATTGGATTCCAGAACCGAATAGTGATATTTACATACATTTCTTCTCTTATCTCTATTACTTTCTTCCCTACAAGCGTATTCCCTTATTGGTACTATTTGTCATATTGCTGATTTTACCCATTCCATTTTTTATAAAGCAAAACTTTCGGATTGAATTCAAAAAACAAAAAGATAAATTTTTTCTCACTCTCGGATTTTGTTCCCTCTTTTTGCTGCTTACTTTTATTGTATCTCTTTACAAGCCAATGGTGACTTCGCGCAATCTATTGGTGTTGAGCTTCCCCTTTTATATCTGCTTTTCGATCTGGATTTCTCTAATGACTAGCGTTTGGAGATCAAAATACGTCTTAAGTTTGGTAACGCTTTCTTTTTTACTATCTTACCTTTCCTTTGCAAAATTCTATTATAAAGACTTTCAAAAAGAGCCATGGAGAGAAATGACAAACAAGGCCATAGAGCTCAGCCAGGATTCCACGTTATATTATTCTTTAGGTACGCAATCCTTCTGGAATTATTACATGAAGGATGTGAACAAAAAGTCTGGTGTCATGGAAATGCTTCCCACGAGTGAATCTTGCCGGGAAATCCTCAAAGTGCAAAAAGAAAAGAACGTAAAACAGTTATTTGTATTTGAAACTATGTGGGATGGAATGGATGCAGAAAAAATAAAAAATCAGAGAATGTGTTTAGACCAAATCAGCTCCTTATCAAAAAACCAGGGACAATACCAGTTTATAGTTATGACACTTTGGATGTATGAATTTTAG